The DNA sequence GGTGATATCGATGAAAATATATGCGATAGGGATATCATAGTTGAACTTCGCACAGGACATCTGAAAATGATTCATGAGTTACATCCAACATATCTTCCTTTACAATATCCATTGTTGTATGTATATGGTGAAGATGGTTATAGGGATGATATTTGTTTTTCAGAATCTGTTGTGGGTTTGGGTTATTCTCACAGAAAAATAAGTGCAAAAGAATATTTTGCATACTACTTGCATGACAGAATGAATTGTTTGTCGTTAATTTTGTCATCTCGACGATTGTTTCAACAATTTATTGTGGATGCATACACGATGGTTGAAGCTGGCAGATTGAAGTATATCCGTTCTCATCAAAAGAGTTTGCGATGTGATTTGTATAAAGGTCTGTCAGATGCGTTGTTAAGTGGTGAAACAGATGGTACTAAATGTGGTATGCGAGTTATTTTGCCTTCAAGTTATACAGGCGGTGCCCGTTATATGATTCAAAGTTATCATGACGCAATGGCTATTTGCAAGTGGGCTGGATAtccaaatttgtttattacatTCACTTGCAATCCTAAATGGCCTGAAATTTTAAGGTTTGTTGATAGCAGGGGGCTAAAATACGAAGATCGTCCTTATATTGTTTCGAGAATATTTAAGTTGAAGTTAAACAGTATGATCAAAGATTTTCGTTGTAATAAAGTGTTTGGTGACGTAGTAGCAGGTCAgatttattgtatatttattttatttgtttttaatttgttcttaattttttactttttattatttataatatttttttttatgttgcaGTTGTTTATATTGTGGAATTTCAAAAACGTGGTTTGCCTCACGCTCATATTCTTCTGTTTCTAGCCAAGAAGAGAAAACATCCTGAGCCTGCAGATATTGATGAAATTATTTCTGCTGAAATTCCAGATTCTGATCTTAACGAAGATTATTATAAACTTGTCTCTGAATTTATGGTGCATGGCCCTTGTGGTGTAGCTAGGCGTGATTCTCCTTGCATATTTGAAGGCAAATGCAGTAAGTATTTTCCAAAGAAATATTTAGATGCTACAAAAGTTGATGGTGAGGGTTATCCAGTTTATAGAAGGAGGAATAATGGTCGAACTATTTGGAAGAGTGGGATACCCTTAGATAATCGTTATATTGTTCCTCATAACCGTTATTTGTTGATGAAGTATGGAGCTCATGTCAATGTTGAATGGTGTAATCAATCTCGGTCTATTAAGTATTTGTTTAAGTAAGTTAACAAAGGTAATGATCGTGTAACTGCGTCATTTTATAATACTGCAAGAGATGCTGATTCAATGAAAGAAGTTGATGAAGTcagtatgtattatgattgtagATATATTTCGCCTTGTGAAGCTGCATGGAGGTTGTTTGGATTTGAAATACAGTATAGTGATCCTGCAGTGGAAAGATTAAGTTTTCATTTACCAAATGAGCAAACTATCATATATGATGAGTCAACTGGTTTAGATGATGTGATGACTCGGAATAGTGTTAATGAAAGCATGTTTTTAGGTTGGTTTGAAGCGAATAAGAAATATCCTTATGCTAGAGCGCTGATATACTCAGATTTTCCAAATAAGTTTGTTTGGAAATCTGCTAGCAGAGAGTGGACACCTCGAAAACAAGGTTTTGTGATTGGAAGGTTGAGATTTATTCCATTATGTTCTAGTGAGTTATATTATTTGAGATTGCTCTTGAATATTATTCCTGGTGCTACTTGCTTTGAAGATTTAAGAAGTGTCAAGGGTGTTCAACATGGTACATTTAGGGATGCATGTTATGCCTTAGGATTATTGGATGatgataaagaatatattaatGGTATTATGGAGGCAAGTTAATGGGCCTCTGCTTCTGCATTAAGAGATTTGTTTGTAATGTTATTATCCTCTGATTCTATTTGTCGTCCTGAAATTGTTTGGGACAGTTGTTGGAGTGTATTGTCAGATGATATTATTTATAGACAACGAAGAGTGCTAAGGCATCCAGGTAAtgtgaattattattatattaaatttttgagtattgtttatttgattttgtttatgtcatattgtatttgttttttagaTTTGTTACTCACTGAAGAGGATAAACGAAATTATGCATTAGCAGATATTGAAAAGGCCTTGGTGAAGGTGGGAAGGAGTTTAAATGAATTTCAATCAATGCCATTTCCATCAGAAGATTATTTTCAACCTTGTCAGAATAGGTTGATAATGGAGGAGTTGTCTTATGACCGAGAAGGCTTGGCTATAGATCATGCTGTGTATGTCTCTAAATTTAACGATGAACAACGACATGTGTATGATTCTATAATTCAGTCAGTTGATTCTGGAGGTGGGGAagtattttttgtatatggATCTGGTGGTACCGGGAAAACTTTTATGTGGTCATCTTTGTCTGCTGCTATTCGGTGTAGAGgtgaaattgtgttaaatgtTGCCTCAAGTGGAATTGCATCGTTATTGTTACCTGGTGGGAGAACAACTCATTCTCGGTTTAAGATTCCAATTAATGTAACTGAGGATTCATTTTGTTGTATTAAACAAGGAAGTGCACTTGCTGATCTTATTGTTAGaacaaaattgattatttggGATGAAGCTCCAATGATGCATAAACATTGCTTTGAAGCTTTGGATAGAACTCTTCATGATATAATACGTTGTTCAGATCAAAGTAGGGCAGATTTACCGTTTGGTGGTACAACAACTGTCTTTGGTGGTGATTTTCGGCAGGTTTTACCTGTTATTCCCAAAGGTAGTAGGCAAGATGTTGTAAATGTCACTATCAATTCTTCTTATATTTGGGATTATTGCAAAGTTTTGAGGTtgacaaaaaatatgagattatTGAGTGTTGATAGTTGTATTGAGAGCTtagaattaattgaattttctaAGTGGTTGATAGATGTTGGTGATGGTGTTGTTGGAGATTGTACAGATGGGTATGGTAAAGTAGTTATTCCAAGAGATTTGTTGCTGGAGTATACTACTGATCCTTTGCAAAGTATTGTTTCTTCGACCTATCCAAGATTTGGGCAAAATGTTGAAGATCGTGCTATTTTAGCTCCAACTTTAGAAGTTGTTGAAATGGTTAATCAGTATATGATGTCTCATAATTGTTTGCAAGACCATACTTATTTAAGTGTTGATAGTGTAATTGGATCTGATTCACGTCCGGGTGTTTTCGAGGAGGTTCACACTCCAGAATTATTGAATGGTATACGTTGTTCTGGTTTACCAAATCATGAATTACATCTTAAGATTGGTACTCCTGTGATGTTATTGAGAAATATTGATCATGATTCTGGATTGTGCAACGGTACTAGATTGGTGATTACTAGACTTGGAAGTCATGTTTTGGAAGCAAAAGTGCTTTCTGGTCGTTCTGCAGGCCATTTAGTTTGTTACCACGGTTGTCTCTCAGTTCTTCTGATTTAAAGTTGCCTTTTAAGTTTCAACGTCGACAATTTCCATTGATTGTGTCTTATGCAAtgacaattaataaaaatcagGGACAGTCTTTATCAGTAACATCCCCAACTTTTGAAccttagtattattattatgatcttaactacatattataaataagtgATCAATGTAGTATTTATAAACTGcccatttgaatttttaatatcgATCTTTTGAGttataaagaaatcaaaacgAAATATACAATAGAAGTTGTTGGTTTTACCacgattaatttaaaataataaatacaaataatagtacatgATACGAGAAGTCCGATTAAAATATACGATACAACCAAATCCTAATCTTTTACAATAAGAGATAGGCGTGCAAGTTCGGGCAGCCGCTCAACGGTCGTGCTCAAGCTCCGAGGAAAGCCGATACATCGACGAGGATAGCCCATGCTCCATAAATAGATGCTATTTACTACAAAAGAAGAGAATTAGAGAgagtaacaaaataaattgtggAGTAAATCCTTGAATGGATTAGGGAGTATCAAATGAAATTCATTGCAAGATTTGTGCCGGAGTATCAAATGGATTAGGGAGGTTAACAATGGGGAAGATTTGATGAAATTCATTCCCAAATCCAATCAAAATCTTTGCAAGATTTCAACCAAGTGGACATTAAATGCAAGTGCAGAGAGATCAAAGCTTCAAATGCTCCCTCAATTCGCAAGCCATATTTTTAGCCGTAAGATCAAGAAATAGGATCCAAATTAGATCCTTGAGGAGATTTTGAGGAGATCTTTTGGCAGTAAACCTCCCCAGATTAAACCTCCCCCATGTTAAACCTTCCCCATTGTTAAACCCCCTCCACTTGCATAGCAACTTGCAATGAAATAGCAACTATATAAACCCAGCCTTTCCACTTCAGGAAACCCATCACTATCAAACATTCTACAAATTCTCTTCATACACGCATATAGAATAAAGGAGTACGAGGAATGAGAGTTGGAGAAAGTTACAGATAATCGTAGGATCAAGCCCTACAATCCAACAACACTTTGTTCCCAGTTCCCACCTCAAAAGGTAAACACCAagcctttcttttctttcatctATGTACAAGCATATgcatttaattagaaaatagaaTCTGCCACAATAAGCTTAACAACATATTTCACCATCTTCCAAATAGCAAGGCATATACTCACAAATCACCAAATTCAGTAAATAGAACCAAAGTAGAATCCTACTGCCTTAATAACTAGAAAGAATGAGGAAGCTTATCTCGTTAGCACAAATCTGCCGGATTTCCGGCGACGGCTCTTCGGCAGCCCGGAGACGACAATAACAGCCCCCATCCCAAATCCATCTCTAAAATCGCAGCCTTCACAACTCTACAAGTCAAAAATACCAAGCTTTgaaattaaagattaaatctttagaattaaaacaaaaaggataaatgataaattggCCTACCTTACCTGTCGGTGCATGGCGGTGATGGCGGCGAAATCCGAGAGGGGGAGATCGAAGGCCGCGAAGGCGAGCTGCCGCGCGCGAAGGGGAGAGATTagagggggagagagagagagagagaggaggggGTGATGGAGAAGAGAAGAGGGGAAGACGGAGGAGAGGCGCCGCCGGAGGCGGCGACGGACGGCGGCGCTGGAGCGTGGTAGCGGCGGCAGTAGCAAGTAGAGAGAAGTGGGAGCTTCTCTCACATCATTTCTAATTGCGGTAAATATTGAGGAAGATGATATGTGggttgatttatttaattattgttggGCTAACACTTTAGTTATTTGGGCTAAACAaatggaataataaaatatgggtTCAACCTTTTAATAATTGGTGCTGTAGTAAATAAACGTAGGAAGGCccatttccaaaatttaatcatattttagccaatgttttaaaataattgtccttttgatttatattagaGTTTTGCATAAgagtaaattttgaaattaagtaAAAAGTTTAATTCAATCGAAGTCGAGAATAGTGAACGAAGAGGCATTAAATAGTATGTGagtttttagaatttttttaagataAGTGAAATAAGAAAAGGGAATTAATTATGAGGCATGCATTCCTATTAAAGTTTAAGATTTTCTTGAAATCTAATTAGTGtgttatattattatgttGTGATGTTTTCAAAAAGGTTATC is a window from the Salvia hispanica cultivar TCC Black 2014 chromosome 1, UniMelb_Shisp_WGS_1.0, whole genome shotgun sequence genome containing:
- the LOC125195891 gene encoding LOW QUALITY PROTEIN: uncharacterized protein LOC125195891 (The sequence of the model RefSeq protein was modified relative to this genomic sequence to represent the inferred CDS: inserted 1 base in 1 codon), whose protein sequence is MSSINGSSIPSSKEMDQGLLGGGHIGYFDVGDPTYVWSHCSAMFWYDERLKKSAKDKNPKFSRCCVNGKIQLPSFEDPPILLKELFFGSDRKCKHFQKNIRTYNSMFGFTSMGGKVDNSINDGHGPPIFRLHGQNYHLIGSMVPVVGCRPKFAQLYIYDTENEVLNRMLAVRSEKDLNSLHNELVLEIQQMLDEHNQLVKTFRMVREKLHETDEVVRLRLIGKRGKDGRRYNLPVVSEVAALIVGDIDENICDRDIIVELRTGHLKMIHELHPTYLPLQYPLLYVYGEDGYRDDICFSESVVGLGYSHRKISAKEYFAYYLHDRMNCLSLILSSRRLFQQFIVDAYTMVEAGRLKYIRSHQKSLRCDLYKGLSDALLSGETDGTKCGMRVILPSSYTGGARYMIQSYHDAMAICKWAGYPNLFITFTCNPKWPEILRFVDSRGLKYEDRPYIVSRIFKLKLNSMIKDFRCNKVFGDVVAVVYIVEFQKRGLPHAHILLFLAKKRKHPEPADIDEIISAEIPDSDLNEDYYKLVSEFMVHGPCGVARRDSPCIFEGKCSKYFPKKYLDATKVDGEGYPVYRRRNNGRTIWKSGIPLDNRYIVPHNRYLLMKYGAHVNVEWCNQSRSIKYLFKYISPCEAAWRLFGFEIQYSDPAVERLSFHLPNEQTIIYDESTGLDDVMTRNSVNESMFLGWFEANKKYPYARALIYSDFPNKFVWKSASREWTPRKQDLRSVKGVQHGTFRDACYALGLLDDDKEYINDLLLTEEDKRNYALADIEKALVKVGRSLNEFQSMPFPSEDYFQPCQNRLIMEELSYDREGLAIDHAVYVSKFNDEQRHVYDSIIQSVDSGGGEVFFVYGSGGTGKTFMWSSLSAAIRCRGEIVLNVASSGIASLLLPGGRTTHSRFKIPINVTEDSFCCIKQGSALADLIVRTKLIIWDEAPMMHKHCFEALDRTLHDIIRCSDQSRADLPFGGTTTVFGGDFRQVLPVIPKGSRQDVVNVTINSSYIWDYCKVLRLTKNMRLLSEVHTPELLNGIRCSGLPNHELHLKIGTPVMLLRNIDHDSGLCNGTRLVITRLGSHVLEAKVLSGRSAGHLVXLPRLSLSSSDLKLPFKFQRRQFPLIVSYAMTINKNQGQSLSQSAVVTLSHVGLLLKNPVFTHGQFYVAISRVTSRSGLKILIVGSEEKHSDVTDNVVYKEVFRNV